The DNA region GTCTTCGGTAGCGGTCGTCAAGGTCCCGAGGATCCCGCCTACCAAGACGCCGTGCGTTTGGGGGAGCTGTTAGGCCGAGCAGGCTGGGGAGTTGCAACCGGCGGGTACGGTGGCATTATGGAAGCGGTACTCCGAGGGGCGGCTGCATTCCCAGTGCGTCGCATTGGCGTCGTGACAACCGCACTGGCTGCCCGAACAGTCAATCCCTACGTTGACGAGTCCATCACCGTGCCTACGTACCTGGAGCGCTTGCAGAAGCTCGTTGAACTGGGGGCAGCCTACGTCGTCTTCCCTGGGGGCACGGGGACATTGTTGGAGCTGTTCGCCGTCTGGGCGCTGAGAGAACGCCGTCTGCTGTCTGATAGGCCGATTGTGTGCCTTGGTGAGCGCTGGACCTATGCTCTCCATGGGCTTGTTGCCAGTCTCCCGGAGCTTGGAGCGGCGCGGATGCTCGTAGAGGTTGCGGCGACACCTGAGGAGGCCTTTCGGCTCCTTGAGGACGGCTTAAGGTCCAGCAGCCGCTAACTGCAATGGGCTCCTTGTACGTCAAAGCAGCTAAAGAGCTGGCTGTAAAGGGGACGAGCCGATGCAGAGGACGCTGTGGGAAGCCGTGTCATTGGTAGTGTTAGCTACCCTGGTGGCCCTGGTCTTCAATGCTGTCAATCCCAAGGGAATTCCATTGCTGCGGAGCCAGCAGCGGCTGCCGGTTGTGGAAGATTCCGTCCTCCAGCAGCTCCTGCAGTCTGCGGAGTCGCAGTCAGACACTTCGAGGCATAGCGGGGGCGGAGAAGAACACGCGTCGCGGCTGGTGGCTGCAGCGGTGCGAACGGATACTTCGGTGTCCACGACTCGCAGGAGCGCTTCCCAAACTCCTGACACTAAGGGCTCCGAAGCTACGGCAGACCATCAGGCGGGACAGCTCTCCATCCGTGTCGTGAAGTACGAGCACATGCTCCAACTCCTCCGACATCCAGAAGTGCTCCTCATTGATGCACGGCGCCCTGAAGACTACGCTGCCGGCCACATCCCGGGAGCCCGCAACATCTTCGCCTACGACATGGAGGCGCATATCCCGGAGCTCCTACAGCTTCCGCGGTCGAAGCCGATCGTCATCTACTGCGATGGCGGGCAGTGCGAGCTAAGCCGTCACTTAGCAGAGCAACTGCGGAACTTAGGCTTTCGGCAGCTCTACATCTACGAAGGCGGATGGGAAGAATGGCGCCGTCGCCAGTCCAACTGACCAAGGGCGCAGAGGAGGAGGCACAGTTCCAGCTTCTGCAGTGGCGCTACGGTATCGTTGGGCAATCGGCCGCGCTGCGGCAGGCACTGCGCCTCCTACTGCAGGTTGCATCGACGGATCTCACTGTGCTGCTGA from Candidatus Kapaibacterium sp. includes:
- a CDS encoding rhodanese-like domain-containing protein — protein: MQRTLWEAVSLVVLATLVALVFNAVNPKGIPLLRSQQRLPVVEDSVLQQLLQSAESQSDTSRHSGGGEEHASRLVAAAVRTDTSVSTTRRSASQTPDTKGSEATADHQAGQLSIRVVKYEHMLQLLRHPEVLLIDARRPEDYAAGHIPGARNIFAYDMEAHIPELLQLPRSKPIVIYCDGGQCELSRHLAEQLRNLGFRQLYIYEGGWEEWRRRQSN
- a CDS encoding LOG family protein translates to MSLIVTVFGSGRQGPEDPAYQDAVRLGELLGRAGWGVATGGYGGIMEAVLRGAAAFPVRRIGVVTTALAARTVNPYVDESITVPTYLERLQKLVELGAAYVVFPGGTGTLLELFAVWALRERRLLSDRPIVCLGERWTYALHGLVASLPELGAARMLVEVAATPEEAFRLLEDGLRSSSR